From one Formosa sediminum genomic stretch:
- a CDS encoding LacI family DNA-binding transcriptional regulator codes for MKNKSKTTIKDIANVLNITPSAVSRALHNHPRISDKTKAAVKKVARELDYQPNHLASALRSGKSKLVGIIVAKTNSYFFSSVVENIEYELNKKGYNLIITQSNESFDKECRNIDALLQTQVDGIIASLANETVTFDHYNKIKEKGIPLVLFDRGENDIGVDYIGIDDYQSSNIVVSHLVEQGCKRIAHIAGYSHTRIYKNRIRGYRDALKKHELPEDEALLLESSLTIEDGREKMEQLLKLPELPDAVYAAGDYAALGALQVLQEHNIKVPEQIALVGFSNEPFTSLVSPSISSIYQHNKEIGRLVAKQFLLRVNDKNYKPVLHKTILEPELIIRDSSRRKHN; via the coding sequence TTGAAAAACAAAAGCAAAACGACCATAAAAGATATAGCAAATGTGTTAAATATTACTCCTTCTGCTGTATCGAGGGCGTTACATAACCATCCTAGAATCAGTGATAAGACTAAAGCTGCAGTAAAAAAAGTGGCTAGAGAATTAGATTATCAGCCCAACCACTTGGCTTCTGCCCTAAGGAGCGGTAAAAGTAAATTAGTGGGAATTATTGTTGCTAAAACTAACAGTTACTTCTTTTCTTCTGTTGTTGAAAATATTGAATACGAATTAAACAAAAAAGGCTATAATCTTATAATCACACAGTCTAATGAGTCTTTCGATAAAGAATGTCGGAATATTGATGCGTTATTGCAAACTCAAGTAGATGGGATTATTGCCTCTTTAGCAAACGAAACAGTAACATTTGACCATTACAATAAAATTAAAGAAAAAGGAATTCCTTTAGTGTTATTTGATCGTGGTGAGAATGATATTGGTGTAGATTATATTGGAATAGACGATTACCAAAGTAGTAACATTGTAGTTAGCCACTTAGTAGAACAAGGCTGTAAACGTATTGCGCATATTGCTGGATATAGCCACACCAGAATTTACAAAAACCGTATTAGAGGCTATAGAGATGCCTTAAAAAAGCATGAGTTACCAGAAGATGAAGCTTTACTTTTAGAAAGTAGCTTAACCATTGAAGATGGACGCGAAAAAATGGAACAACTTTTAAAACTTCCAGAATTGCCAGATGCAGTTTATGCCGCTGGAGATTATGCTGCTTTAGGCGCCTTACAGGTTTTACAAGAACATAATATTAAAGTTCCGGAACAGATTGCCTTAGTGGGGTTTAGTAATGAACCTTTTACTTCATTAGTTTCTCCTTCTATTTCGAGTATATACCAACACAATAAAGAAATTGGTCGGTTAGTAGCTAAACAATTTTTATTGCGTGTAAACGATAAAAATTACAAACCTGTTTTACATAAAACCATTTTAGAACCGGAGTTAATTATTCGAGATTCTTCAAGAAGAAAACACAATTAA
- a CDS encoding sugar kinase: MSKVVTFGEIMLRLAPQGFLRFSQANNFDVVYGGGESNVAVSLANYGISCDFVTRLPKNDIGECAMMEMRKRGVGVDKIVWGGDRLGIYFLETGAVSRGSKVVYDRAHSSMSTIESGMIDWDAVFEGVEWFHWTGITPAISQSSADVCLEAVKAASEKGITISTDLNYRAKLWKYCDDAHREAVMTELTSYCDVVLGNEEDAEMHFGIKPDGAAVQTAGHNVKAEAFLSVCKQMMAKFPKAKKVITTLRGSISASHNTWAGVLYDGTKMLETRQYQITDIVDRVGGGDSFMGGLIYGLLTYPDDDQNALDFAVAASCLKHTIKGDANLVTVAEVEKLMGGDASGRVAR; encoded by the coding sequence ATGAGTAAAGTAGTAACGTTTGGAGAAATCATGTTAAGATTAGCTCCTCAAGGATTTTTAAGATTTTCTCAAGCTAACAATTTTGATGTTGTGTATGGTGGTGGTGAATCTAACGTAGCAGTATCATTAGCTAACTATGGTATTTCTTGTGATTTTGTAACACGTTTACCAAAGAATGATATTGGAGAATGTGCAATGATGGAAATGCGTAAAAGAGGTGTTGGTGTAGATAAAATTGTTTGGGGTGGTGATCGTTTAGGAATCTATTTCTTAGAAACTGGAGCGGTATCTAGAGGAAGTAAAGTAGTTTACGATAGAGCACATTCTTCTATGTCTACTATTGAATCTGGAATGATTGACTGGGATGCAGTATTTGAAGGTGTAGAGTGGTTTCACTGGACTGGTATTACTCCTGCAATTTCTCAAAGTTCTGCAGACGTTTGTTTAGAAGCTGTTAAAGCTGCAAGTGAAAAAGGAATTACAATTTCTACAGACTTAAACTACCGTGCTAAATTATGGAAATATTGTGACGATGCACATAGAGAAGCTGTAATGACAGAATTAACGTCATATTGTGATGTTGTATTAGGAAACGAAGAAGATGCAGAAATGCACTTCGGGATTAAGCCTGATGGTGCTGCAGTACAAACTGCAGGACACAATGTTAAAGCAGAAGCATTCTTATCGGTTTGTAAGCAAATGATGGCTAAATTCCCTAAAGCTAAAAAGGTAATTACTACATTAAGAGGGTCTATCTCTGCATCTCATAACACATGGGCTGGAGTATTATACGATGGAACTAAAATGTTAGAAACACGCCAATACCAAATTACAGATATCGTAGATAGAGTAGGTGGAGGAGATTCTTTCATGGGAGGATTAATCTACGGATTATTAACTTACCCAGACGATGATCAAAATGCATTAGACTTTGCTGTTGCGGCATCTTGTTTAAAACATACTATTAAAGGTGATGCGAACTTAGTAACTGTTGCTGAGGTAGAAAAACTTATGGGCGGAGACGCTTCAGGTCGTGTGGCTAGATAA
- a CDS encoding 6-phosphofructokinase, with amino-acid sequence MEKSIAIICGGGPAPGINTVISTVAKTFMKDGYKVIGVHHGYQGLLSAEPEIKVFDFHHADRIFSRGGSTLIMSRFKPKDSDFKSDFFKKNNVKLLVTIGGDDTASTANRLTKFLQTEQLDVKHVHVPKTIDNDLPLPDRNPTFGFHTAKDEGVRIGNTVYEDARTSENWFVMSAMGRSAGHLAFGIASACHFQMMIIPEMFNKTKITFEKLTNMIVSSIVKCKLEGVEYGVALISEGVFHFMDEEEILNSDINFTYDDHGHPELGNVSKSHIFNYLLQVKLKEIGLKVKTRPVELGYELRCCNPIAFDLTLCSLLGIGVKKLFDQGVSGCIVSANSKGDITPLFLKDFEDESGKIPPRLVDINSDMAQLFIDNLFYIKEKDYEKAKQYLPNPEAYDFKKILNWN; translated from the coding sequence ATGGAAAAATCAATTGCAATTATTTGTGGCGGTGGGCCCGCACCTGGGATAAATACCGTAATTAGTACTGTAGCCAAAACGTTTATGAAAGATGGTTACAAAGTAATAGGTGTGCATCATGGGTACCAAGGATTGCTTTCAGCAGAACCAGAAATAAAAGTTTTTGATTTTCATCATGCCGATCGTATTTTTAGTCGAGGGGGCTCTACTTTAATTATGAGTAGATTTAAACCTAAAGACAGTGATTTTAAATCAGATTTTTTTAAAAAAAATAATGTAAAATTATTAGTTACTATTGGCGGAGACGATACAGCATCGACCGCCAATAGATTAACTAAATTTCTTCAAACAGAACAGTTAGATGTAAAACATGTACATGTACCAAAAACTATAGACAACGATTTGCCTTTACCTGATAGAAATCCAACATTTGGTTTTCATACCGCTAAAGACGAAGGCGTTAGAATAGGAAACACAGTATATGAAGATGCAAGAACTAGTGAAAACTGGTTTGTGATGTCTGCTATGGGACGTTCTGCAGGACATTTGGCGTTTGGCATAGCTTCAGCATGTCATTTTCAAATGATGATTATCCCAGAAATGTTCAACAAAACAAAAATTACATTCGAGAAGCTTACAAACATGATTGTATCTTCAATAGTAAAATGTAAATTAGAAGGTGTTGAATATGGAGTCGCTTTAATTAGTGAAGGTGTTTTTCACTTTATGGATGAAGAAGAAATTTTAAATTCTGATATTAATTTTACTTACGATGATCATGGACATCCCGAACTAGGTAACGTAAGTAAATCTCATATTTTTAACTATTTATTACAAGTTAAACTTAAAGAGATTGGGTTAAAAGTAAAGACAAGACCTGTAGAACTTGGCTACGAATTAAGATGTTGTAATCCTATAGCTTTTGATTTAACACTATGCTCATTATTAGGAATTGGTGTTAAAAAACTATTCGATCAAGGGGTTTCAGGTTGTATAGTAAGTGCAAACTCAAAAGGTGATATTACGCCTTTATTTTTGAAGGATTTTGAAGATGAAAGCGGTAAAATTCCACCAAGATTAGTCGATATCAATTCAGATATGGCTCAACTGTTTATCGATAATTTATTCTACATTAAAGA